One Drosophila subobscura isolate 14011-0131.10 chromosome U, UCBerk_Dsub_1.0, whole genome shotgun sequence DNA window includes the following coding sequences:
- the LOC117902167 gene encoding 60S ribosomal protein L9, translating to MRTINSNQCVKIPKDIKASVKARVVTITGTRGVLKRSFKHLALDMYMSDKRTLKVEKWFGTKKELAAVRTVCSHIENMIKGVTFGFQYKMRAVYAHFPINCVTSENNSVIEIRNFLGEKYIRRVEMAPGVTVVNSTAQKDELIVEGNDIESVSGSAALIQQSTTVKNKDIRKFLDGLYVSEKTTVVKVES from the exons ATGCGGACGATTAACTCGAACCAATGTGTCAAAATCCCCAAGGACATCAAGGCCTCGGTGAAGGCTCGTGTGGTGACCATTACTGGTACCCGCGGCGTTCTGAAACGTAGCTTCAAGCATTTGGCTCTGGACATGTACATGTCCGACAAACGTACGTTGAAAGTGGAGAAGTGGTTTGGCACAAAGAAGGAGCTTGCCGCCGTACGTACCGTCTGCAGTCATATTGAGAATATGATTAAAG GAGTGACGTTTGGCTTCCAATACAAGATGCGTGCCGTGTATGCCCATTTCCCCATTAACTGTGTCACTTCCGAAAACAACTCGGTTATCGAAATCAGGAACTTTTTGGGTGAAAAGTACATTCGCCGTGTAGAAATGGCACCTGGTGTGACTGTCGTCAACTCCACAGCCCAAAAGGATGAGCTTATCGTTGAGGGTAACGATATTGAGTCTGTTTCTGGATCAGCAGCGCTCATTCAACAATCGACCACCGTCAAGAATAAGGATATCCGTAAATTCCTTGACGGTCTTTATGTCTCTGAAAAGACGACCGTTGTTAAGGTGGAATCTTAG
- the LOC117902166 gene encoding probable protein arginine N-methyltransferase 6 yields MSNPYFDEYENLEVHELMLKDRPRQQAYCNAILANKDKFKDKVVLDVGAGTGILSAFCAKAGARLVYAVEASNVATKIALDLIQDNGLTSIVKVIHSRVEDFVLPVSSEKVDIIVSEWMGFYLLHEGMLGSVLQARDKFLKEGGLMFPTECTIFVAPCSVPSLFDYWQNIDGIKMDSFATKLRAQKSSRPEITQLDPKNLLHEGVVLHWMNLLDVDMAELEEIRFKDVVAAQRSGNHQGFCIWFEVLFPGDDAVTLSTSPLAPETHWKQCVVVLPEDSCETLEEKAPIAFEISMLRNSSDMRKYNLEVELLDPNIEEHPVPCSCHMTKCILTEAHLKTMNAS; encoded by the exons ATGTCTAATCCTTACTTTgatgaatatgaaaatttaGAG GTCCACGAGCTTATGTTGAAAGATCGGCCCCGACAGCAAGCATACTGCAATGCCATTCTGGCCAACAAAGACAAATTTAAAGATAAAGTTGTATTAGATGTTGGTGCCGGCACTGGGATACTTTCAGCTTTCTGTGCAAAAGCAGGAGCCCGGTTGGTCTATGCCGTAGAAGCTTCCAAcgtagcaacaaaaattgcattggaTCTAATACAAGATAATGGCTTAACAAGCATTGTGAAAGTTATTCACTCTAGAGTTGAAGATTTTGTCCTTCCTGTTTCATCTGAGAAAGTGGATATTATTGTTTCGGAGTGGATGGGCTTTTATTTACTCCACGAAGGTATGCTCGGATCAGTTCTTCAAGCAAGGGACAAATTTTTGAAGGAAGGCGGACTAATGTTTCCCACAGAGTGTACTATATTTGTGGCACCTTGCTCTGTTCCATCTTTGTTTGATTACTGGCAGAATATTGATGGTATCAAAATGGACAGTTTTGCCACAAAGCTGAGAGCACAGAAATCGAGTAGGCCAGAGATTACACAATTGGATCCCAAAAATTTACTTCACGAGGGTGTCGTGCTTCATTGGATGAACTTGCTAGATGTCGATATGGCTGAACTAGAGGAAATTCGTTTTAAGGATGTCGTTGCTGCACAAAGAAGTGGAAACCATCAAGGATTTTGCATATGGTTTGAAGTGCTATTTCCAGGCGATGATGCCGTGACCCTCAGCACATCCCCACTCGCCCCGGAAACGCATTGGAAGCAGTGTGTAGTCGTTCTGCCAGAAGACTCTTGCGAAACTCTGGAAGAAAAAGCACCAATAGCATTTGAAATTTCTATGTTGCGTAACTCAAGCGATATGCGGAAGTACAATTTGGAAGTCGAGCTTCTCGATCCGAATATTGAGGAACACCCTGTGCCGTGCTCCTGCCATATGACTAAATGTATACTAACTGAAGCACACTtgaaaacaatgaatgcatcGTGA
- the LOC117902163 gene encoding protein aubergine, with protein MNNLPPNSGHSRGRGRGTKRNDDANRGLGLQLGQTSKETCPDKPGPSTEAEKLKNIPRSTDTEAQSGEGDHRGSVRGRRLITEVVHSRPQGLITKSGTTGTKISVQTNYFKLLKRPCWTIFQYRVDFEPDIDNTRYRRGYLYEHRNSLGGYIFDGTVLFCTVQFKAKELVTKNHAGENITIKIKHVGSVEAADNQQFQVLNLILRRAMEGLKLQLVSRNYFDPMAKIKLDNYRMELWPGYLTSIRQHESDILLCAEIAHKVMRTDTLYNILSEAIRDNDDYQDAFKRQVIGMICLTDYNNKTYRIDDVDFGSTPLSKFNTKEGDISYVEYYKKRYNITIRDHKQPLVVSRPTEKNIRGGTDQLIMLVPELARATGMTDAMRANFQLMKAMSEYTRLTPDRRIERLRVLNQRLLSSKESMDVLKSWNIQLDTALVEIPARVLPPEKIVFGNQKRFLCDTRADWTAEFRQNSMYSHVDIKRWYVITPQRNLRETEEFVKMCIRAASGMKMLISEPRYDTIPDDRNGTYSQSIDNAVAKDPQIIMLVLKAPNEEKYSCIKKRTCVDRPIPSQVVTLKTIAPRKEKSSGLMSIATKVVIQMNAKLMGAPWMIELPVRGLMTVGFDVCHSSKNKNKSYGALVATMDMKSSTRYYSSVTEHMKGQELSEQMSMNMTCALKAYREHHGTLPERILFFRDGVGDGQLHQVVNTEVKFLKSQLDEIYKSAGRADGCRMAFIVVAKRINTRYFANKRNPVPGTVVDDVITLPERYDFFLVSQSVRQGTVSPTNYNVIHDNMGLSADKLQMLAYKMTHMYYNFSGTCRVPSVCQYAHKLAFLVAESINRSPSSGLENQLYFL; from the exons atgaataatttgCCCCCGAATTCTGGACATTCTCGCGGACGTGGTCGtggaacaaaacgaaatgacGATGCAAACCGTGGCCTGGGCCTTCAATTG GGCCAAACCTCGAAAGAAACATGTCCGGATAAACCTGGCCCCTCAACGGAAGCTGAAAAGTTGAAAAACATACCTAGGTCTACGGATACAGAAGCTCAAAGCGGTGAAG GCGATCATCGCGGATCTGTACGTGGACGACGCCTTATAACGGAAGTTGTGCACTCTCGTCCTCAAGGACTTATAACCAAATCTGGAACTACCGGCACAAAAATATCTGTCCAGACCAATTATTTTAAGCTCTTGAAACGTCCATGTTGGACGATTTTCCAGTATCGTGTGGATTTTGAGCCAGATATTGACAACACACGTTACCGTCGTGGATACTTATACGAGCATAGAAATAGTTTGGGTGGATATATTTTCGACGGAACTGTTTTATTCTGTACAGTTCAATTTAAGGCTAAAGAATTAGTCACCAAAAATCACGCTGGAGAAAATATTACCATCAAAATAAAGCATGTTGGTTCAGTTGAAGCAGCTGACAATCAGCAATTCCAAGTCCTTAATCTCATCTTGCGAAGAGCCATGGAGGGACTTAAACTACAACTTGTATCCCGTAACTATTTTGATCCTATGGCGAAG ATCAAACTTGATAACTACCGCATGGAATTGTGGCCTGGATATCTAACCTCGATTCGTCAACACGAATCTGATATATTGTTGTGTGCCGAGATCGCTCATAAGGTAATGAGAACGGATACcttgtacaacattttatcTGAAGCGATTAGGGATAACGACGACTATCAAGACGCTTTTAAACGCCAAGTAATTG GTATGATTTGTCTTACTGATTACAACAATAAAACCTATCGCATCGATGATGTCGACTTTGGATCGACACCCTTATCTAAATTTAACACGAAGGAGGGAGATATATCGTATGtggaatattataaaaag AGATATAATATCACAATTCGTGACCATAAGCAGCCATTGGTGGTGTCACGACCCACGGAGAAAAATATTCGTGGAGGAACGGATCAACTTATAATGCTTGTTCCCGAATTGGCTCGAGCTACTGGAATGACTGATGCTATGCGTGCAAATTTTca ATTAATGAAAGCAATGAGCGAGTACACGAGATTGACTCCAGACCGTCGCATAGAACGTCTGCGCGTTTTAAACCAGCGCTTGCTATCGTCAAAAGAGAGTATGGATGTGCTAAAGTCTTGGAATATTCAACTGGATACTGCGTTGGTAGAGATCCCAGCACGCGTTTTACCTCCtgagaaaattgtttttggcaatCAAAAGCGGTTCCTATGCGATACCCGTGCTGATTGGACTGCAGAATTCCGACAAAACTCAATGTACTCGCATGTGGACATTAAGAGGTGGTATGTGATAACTCCTCAGCGTAATTTACGGGAGACTGAAGAGTTCGTAAAGATGTGCATACGCGCTGCCAGTGGGATGAAAATGCTTATTTCCGAGCCTCGATA CGACACAATTCCTGATGATCGCAATGGTACATACTCGCAATCGATCGATAATGCAGTAGCCAAAGATCCACAAATTATAATGCTAGTGCTTAAGGCTCCAAACGAAGAGAA GTATAGCTGTATTAAAAAGCGGACTTGCGTTGATCGACCAATACCATCACAAGTTGTTACTTTAAAAACCATTGCCCCAAGAAAAGAGAAATCGAGTGGTCTTATGTCCATAGCCACAAAAGTGGTTATTCAGATGAACGCCAAACTGATGGGCGCACCATGGATGATAGAGTTACCTGTTCGCGGATTAATGACTGTTGGATTTGATGTGTGTCACTCTTcgaaaaacaagaacaagtcATACGGTGCTCTAGTGGCTACGATGGATATGAAGTCATCAACCCGCTACTATTCTTCAGTAACCGAACACATGAAAGGCCAGGAGTTATCGGAACAGATGTCAATGAATATGACATGTGCCCTAAAAGCCTACCGGGAACATCACGGTACTTTACCAGAGCGAATTCTGTTCTTCCGCGATGGCGTTGGTGATGGTCAACTTCATCAAGTTGTGAACACTGAGGTGAAGTTTTTGAAAAGTCAACTAGATGAAATTTATAAATCGGCAGGCAGAGCAGATGGATGCCGAATGGCATTTATTGTTGTCGCTAAGCGGATCAATACTCGGTACTTTGCCAATAAGCGAAATCCCGTGCCGGGTACAGTAGTCGATGACGTCATAACGCTTCCTGAGCGATATGATTTCTTTTTAGTGTCGCAGTCTGTGCGTCAGGGAACGGTGTCACCTACTAACTACAATGTTATACACGATAACATGGGACTAAGTGCCGATAAACTGCAAATGTTGGCCTATAAAATGACCCACATGTATTATAATTTTTCTGGTACTTGTCGTGTGCCTTCTGTGTGTCAATACGCTCACAAATTGGCATTTCTTGTAGCTGAAAGTATTAATCGGTCGCCATCATCTGGACTAGAAAATCaactttattttctttaa
- the LOC117902161 gene encoding nuclear pore complex protein Nup154 — translation MTATPAQFEILATAVNMLEWHDNLDRQKPGLLELTGVSQHGRATMSGLNDYDYQSLAYLKLDNAHNLKQLRTVTKSAIPNEILEHFKHVKCHCNMGLFPEIGRAWLTIDSEIYIWTYNQTRDVAYYDGLSHLIVSVGLVKPKPDVFVKDVMYLLVLTTPIEIIVLGVTFGENSHNEMQLMNRPIFVIGTDNVSISVIKGTDDGRIFLGGRDGCLYEVFYQAESSWFGKRCKKINHSQNLVSYMVPNFLKVFSEVDPIQRIAIDNSRRLLYVLTEHGSIEAWDIGTNYSNVRRLSRITQNEITNRAVGLITTVDPSIFKSVKAICPLIEDESSKLHLVAVTQCGVRLYFSTTSLNMSQQTPNATTPSPQAEYCGQTPLSGQTEASKGLYLLHVRLPPGYTPNATTNKPKEVHAAHCSDETMLMITTQQQDQDLLWSVTSVPSANHTYLVESTALESLDGIVWGLAEVHDPCKPLLNSPLYKARNPRRIALLTNQGTHIIELLKSADILLQILQACNGPHHEEVKMFFQSQDKREACATCLLLATSEKYRGSDVALLATQAFMLYGGEPCFQNQKFLNASKRHLPNQTLPANSVTMTERHPMFMSTPMPNKPALSSPQYSGFQYGQPTSSPGMLQSPQALGPENAALVFSSKHDGLYLFVSRMLRSIWQLNCVDANFCTKLGPSDCASLLSDLRSLRSFLEVNSVHDISSSTRVPFDSQLDRTNGYSTIMMSNSHLPMSDQRNMTEQAQVEEKRSLSALNLFVKHACEVVSLWSILNSHSFQHLCLQLSPENQKKLRGSTFRDLMLTRSEVCAFLIISLINLYLKDKTGVSEVSKNLRELCPNLYRHEDAVTYKATELLMSAKNCTSPAEKEQKLRTTLQMCKEAAPTLPLHSICQLFITVDFFEGVVELAAICASKSDPEEVGIHFYNNDEPSEDREGYSCYVTRMNYYKEVQFMLDHVYQAASNNNSVQDQTSPYYLCNTSGSKADTMDGKSKPSISKIASQTLKIKDPLIHVTLYEWLLAHDMLAELLEVVEPTLGEFLRRSVTRSPDNVILIDLLWKYYEKNGYHSQASQILDNLAMTRSENITLEQRIEYLVRAVMCMRNGNVGSSVTNGIFLKELEDKLEIARVQKAVLVDMTALAQKRPDATAAVKELNYALYDITQLYQHFAEPFNLWECQLSILNCSHHNDPLLIESVWGNIISSLVEEPGSTQDRTNRLFSKIELLVREYSESGACFPFAFLIRELEIRACQLRMPEGTVPEKLVTMNLDLELLLEYYSRMISMNERVWANEGNEWHLIQSAIRVVSLLADNAHAIWYRSKRRIIGKAQDIVAACLNICYQKPDTNRLQQCLKELQCRLQRLLG, via the exons ATGACTGCTACGCCCGCGCAGTTCGAGATTTTAGCAACTGCTGTAAATATGCTGGAATGGCACGATAATCTGGACAGACAGAAGCCTGGTTTATTAGAA TTAACAGGTGTCAGCCAGCATGGCAGAGCCACGATGAGTGGACTAAATGATTACGATTACCAAAGTCTTGCATACTTGAAATTGGATAATGCACATAACCTTAAACAATTGCGAACTGTCACAAAATCTGCGATACCAAATGAAATTCTGGAGCACTTTAAGC ATGTAAAATGTCATTGCAACATGGGCTTGTTCCCTGAAATTGGCCGCGCCTGGTTAACCATTGATTCCGAGATTTACATATGGACATATAATCAAACGCGCGATGTTGCATACTATGATGGCTTAAGCCATTTGATTGTGAGCGTTGGACTGGTAAAGCCCAAACCAGACGTCTTTGTGAAAGATGTTATGTATCTTTTAGTTTTGACGACACCCATAGAAATAATTGTGTTGGGTGTAACATTTGGGGAGAATTCGCACAATGAAATGCAACTAATGAACAGGCCAATATTTGTGATTGGAACTGACAATGTGTCAATCAGCGTCATAAAAGGAACGGACGATGGACGCATTTTTTTAGGCGGTCGTGATGGTTGCTTATATGAGGTGTTCTATCAGGCTGAATCTAGCTGGTTTGGAAAACGAtgcaagaaaataaaccaTTCCCAAAATCTGGTATCCTACATGGTTCCCAATTTCCTCAAAGTATTTTCG GAAGTGGATCCCATTCAGCGAATAGCCATCGACAATAGTCGCAGACTGCTGTATGTTCTAACGGAGCACGGATCTATTGAGGCTTGGGATATCGGAACGAACTATTCAAATGTGCGAAGGCTGTCCAGGATCACCCAAAATGAAATTACCAACAGAGCAGTTGGCTTGATTAC GACTGTTGACCCATCTATTTTCAAATCTGTTAAAGCTATTTGTCCCCTTATCGAAGATGAATCAAGCAAGCTACACCTTGTCGCTGTTACACAGTGCGGCGTACGTCTGTATTTCTCCACCACATCGCTGAATATGTCGCAACAGACCCCGAACGCAACAACACCCAGCCCGCAAGCCGAATATTGCGGTCAGACACCACTATCTGGGCAAACGGAAGCGTCAAAGGGTCTATACTTACTACATGTTCGACTGCCCCCGGGTTACACACCAAACGCAACCACCAACAAGCCCAAGGAGGTACATGCAGCACACTGCTCGGACGAAACAATGTTGATGATTACTACGCAACAACAAGATCAGGATCTATTGTGGTCGGTTACCTCTGTTCCGTCAGCAAATCATACGTATCTCGTGGAATCAACAGCTCTGGAAAGCTTAGATGGCATTGTGTGGGGCTTAGCTGAGGTACATGATCCCTGTAAGCCTCTCCTCAATTCCCCTTTATACAAGGCACGCAACCCCCGCCGAATCGCTTTGCTAACAAACCAAGGTACTCACATTATAGAGTTGCTAAAGTCGGCAGACATCCTGCTGCAGATCTTACAAGCGTGCAATGGACCGCATCATGAGGAagttaaaatgtttttccaatCACAAGATAAACGCGAGGCCTGCGCTACGTGTTTGTTGCTAGCTACTTCTGAAAAATATCGCGGTAGCGATGTAGCGCTGTTGGCCACCCAGGCTTTTATGTTATACGGCGGAGAACCTTGCtttcaaaatcaaaagtttttgaaTGCCAGTAAGCGTCACCTACCCAATCAAACATTGCCTGCGAATTCAGTGACAATGACAGAGCGTCATCCCATGTTCATGTCTACACCAATGCCAAATAAACCAGCTCTCTCTTCACCGCAATACTCTGGATTTCAATACGGTCAGCCTACTAGTTCAC CTGGAATGTTGCAGTCACCCCAGGCACTTGGTCCAGAAAATGCGGCGTTAGTTTTTTCATCAAAACATGACGGACTTTATCTATTTGTTTCTCGGATGTTGCGTTCtatttggcaattaaattgtgtCGATGCTAATTTTTGTACCAAATTGGGTCCAAGCGATTGTGCTTCCCTATTGTCCGATTTACGTTCGTTGCGTAGTTTTCTCGAAGTGAATTCTGTGCATGATATTTCCT CCTCTACCCGAGTGCCATTTGACAGTCAATTGGACAGAACGAATGGATACAGCACAATAATGATGTCCAACAGCCATTTGCCCATGTCCGACCAACGAAATATGACGGAGCAGGCTCAGGTGGAGGAGAAGCGGTCTCTTTCAGCATTGAACCTGTTTGTCA AGCATGCCTGTGAAGTGGTATCCCTGTGGAGCATTTTGAATTCGCATTCATTTCAACACCTTTGTCTCCAGCTTAGTCCCGAGAATCAGAAGAAGTTAAGGGGCTCCACGTTTCGAGACTTGATGCTTACACGATCCGAGGTGTGcgcatttttaataatttcgcTTATCAATCTGTACCTCAAGGATAAAACTGGTGTGTCGGAAGTATCAAAGAATTTACGTGAGCTATGCCCGAATCTCTATAGGCATGAGGATGCTGTCACATACAAGGCCACTGAACTGCTGATGAGTGCTAAAAACTGCACGTCACCTGCAGAGAAGGAGCAAAAGCTCAGAACGACGTTGCAAATGTGCAAGGAAGCGGCGCCCACATTGCCGCTGCATAGCATTTGTCAACTTTTCATAACCGTTGACTTTTTTGAAGGTGTAGTCGAATTAGCAGCCATCTGTGCATCAAAGAGCGATCCCGAAGAAGTTGGAATTCACTTCTATAACAACGACGAGCCATCTGAAGACCGTGAAGGATATTCCTGCTATGTCACTCG GATGAACTATTACAAAGAGGTGCAATTTATGCTAGATCACGTCTACCAGGCGGCCAGCAATAATAATTCTGTTCAGGATCAAACTTCACCATATTATCTCTGCAATACCTCCGGATCTAAAGCAGACACAATGGATGGCAAATCAAAGCCATCGATTTCAAAAATTGCTTCACAGACTCTCAAAATAAAAGACCCTCTAATCCATGTGACTCTCTACGAATGGCTTCTCGCTCATGACATGCTTGCTGAACTCTTGGAAGTGGTCGAGCCAACATTGGGAGAGTTTTTGCGGCGAAGTGTGACACGTAGTCCGGATAATgtgattttgattgatttgctttggAAGTACTATGAAAAGAATGGATACCATTCCCAGGCATCACAAATTTTAGATAATTTGGCAATGACACGCAGTGAAAATATAACTCTGGAACAACGAATTGAGTATCTGGTGCGGGCTGTCATGTGCATGCGTAATGGAAATGTTGGCTCCTCTGTAACCAATGGAATATTCCTAAAGGAACTAGAAGACAAG CTGGAAATAGCTCGAGTTCAAAAAGCGGTGCTTGTTGATATGACGGCGTTGGCCCAGAAAAGGCCAGACGCCACAGCGGCTGTTAAAGAATTGAACTACGCGCTCTATGATATCACACAATTATACCAGCATTTTGCTGAGCCCTTTAATCTGTGGGAGTGCCAATTGTCAATACTTAATTGCTCCCATCACAATGATCCCCTGCTTATAGAGTCGGTGTGGGGTAACATAATCAGCAGCTTGGTAGAAGAGCCAGGATCGACTCAGGACCGCACCAACCGGCTGTTCAGCAAAATCGAGTTATTAGTGCGTGAATACAGTGAATCGGGTGCTTGCTTCCCATTCGCTTTCTTGATAAGGGAATTGGAAATTAGAGCTTGTCAGCTGCGTATGCCCGAGGGAACGGTCCCAGAAAAACTTGTAACCATGAACCTCGACCTTGAGCTACTTCTAGAATACTATTCAAG GATGATTTCAATGAATGAACGTGTCTGGGCAAATGAAGGCAACGAGTGGCACTTAATCCAATCCGCCATTCGTGTGGTATCTCTTTTGGCGGACAACGCGCATGCCATTTGGTACCGATCAAA GAGACGCATTATTGGAAAGGCTCAGGACATAGTGGCTGCCTGCTTGAATATATGTTATCAAAAGCCAGACACAAATCGATTGCAGCAGTGTCTTAAAGAGCTACAATGCAGATTGCAACGTCTGTTGGGTTAA